One Tachysurus fulvidraco isolate hzauxx_2018 chromosome 2, HZAU_PFXX_2.0, whole genome shotgun sequence DNA segment encodes these proteins:
- the LOC125139634 gene encoding uncharacterized serine-rich protein C215.13-like, giving the protein MPSFSSSFSSSFSTSFSSSFSTSFSSSFSSSFSTSFSSSFSSSFSTSFSSSFSSSFRTSFTSSFSSSFSTSFSSSFSSSFSTSFSSSFSSSFSSSFPSSFSSSFSSFFSSSFSSSFPSSFSSSFSSSFSSSFSSTFSFSFSSSFSSSFSSTFSFSFSSSFSSFFSSSFSFSFSSSFSSSFSSFFSSPFSSSFSSSFSSFF; this is encoded by the exons ATGCCT TCTTTTAGCTCTTCCTTTAGCTCTTCCTTCAGCACTTCTTTTAGCTCTTCCTTCAGCACTTCTTTTAGCTCTTCCTTTAGCTCTTCCTTCAGCACTTCTTTTAGCTCTTCCTTTAGCTCTTCCTTCAGCACTTCTTTTAGCTCTTCCTTTAGCTCTTCCTTCAGAACTTCTTTTACCTCTTCCTTTAGCTCTTCCTTCAGCACTTCTTTTAGCTCTTCCTTTAGCTCTTCCTTCAGCACTTCTTTTAGCTCTTCCTTCAGCTCTTCCTTTAGCTCTTCCTTCCCTTCTTCTTTTAGCTCTTCTTTTAGCTCTTTTTTCAGCTCTTCCTTTAGCTCTTCCTTTCCCTCTTCTTTTAGCTCTTCTTTTAGCTCTTCCTTCAGCTCTTCCTTCAGCTCTACTTTTAGCTTCTCCTTCAGCTCTTCCTTCAGCTCTTCCTTCAGCTCTACTTTTAGCTTTTCCTTCAGCTCTTCCTTCAGCTCTTTCTTTAGTTCTTCCTTTAGCTTTTCTTTTAGCTCTTCCTTCAGCTCTTCTTTTAGCTCTTTCTTTAGCTCTCCTTTTAGCTCTTCCTTCAGCTCTTCCTTTAGCTCTTTTTTTTAG